The window CATCACGTGCGCATTCATGACTTGCGCCATGCGCACGCTTCTTGGTTGCTCGCCGGCGGCGCGGATCTGAAGACCGTGATGGAGCGGATGGGGCACAGCCAGATCCAGACGACGCAGAAGTACCTGCACACCCTCCCCGACGCCGACGACCGTGCACTGGCGGCTTTCCGGCGCACCCGCGGTCGCGGGCCGGGCACGTCGTGAGTCCTGACAAGCGGCCGCGGCCGAAGACGCCGAAGCGGCGCGCTCCGACCGCCATCACCCGGCGCACCGGTGACGAGCCGTACCAGGTCGTTTATCTGCGCCGGCACGCCGACGACGACCCGGAGATGTCCACACCGGGCCGCGACTTCCTGCGCGGGTGCCCAGACAAGGTGCGGGTCACCATGTCCGCCGTCCTCACTCAGGTCGCCGCCTCACCACCACACCGGTTCTCCGGCGGCGGCTATTGGGAAGCCATGCACGGCGTCATGACCGGTTACCACGAGATTCGAGTCGGCGGCCCCGGGCGCCGCCACTATCGGTTGTTCTGCCTGCTGGACAACGAAGCCCGCGGCCTCGGGCCGCTTCTGGTCGTGATCGCGGGAGCCGACAAGCCCTTCCGGACCACCTTCGGCGAGGACGTGTACGCCGACGTCAGGCGCTTGGCGGAGGAGTACAAGGCGCGGCAGCCCCGGTCGCTGGCGTGAGCCGCGAGGTTCAGCCGGCCTTGACTCGCTCCTGCAACGGCTCCGCGACCTCACGCCGCTCCGCCGCCGACATCGGCGATAACGTGACGCGGTAACCGAGAGCGCTGGCGATCTCCGTCACCAGGCTCAGTTGCGGGTTGACGGACTTCGCCGTCATCAGGCGACGGATCGACTCGGGCGTCCGGCCAATCGCACGCGCCAGGTCGGCCTTGCTCATGCCGAGCTGCTCGCGTACCTCTTCGAGCTGGTTGATGATCCGGTCGATCGTCGCGATGCGTTCGGACTCCAGCAGGTACTGCCGACGGAACCCAGGATCCGCCAGGTCGCCTTCCAGGTCGTCCCAGAAGCCGGTCGGCGCATCAGTACGAGCTGCCTTGCCCATGGGGCAACCGTACCACCCATGTTACGTGTCTGCTGATGTGATGCGACTGTTTGAACCTGCGGTTCCCTCGCTAAGAACGATGATCACCCGTCGAGGTGCGCTCTTTCGGCGCGGCCCAGTTCCGGCTATCATTGCAGGTCATAGGCATTTTGAATGCACACCGGTCCGGGGATGTCCACCGCCGTCCGTGAGAGTCTCTGCCCACAAATTGCCCACACGTAATCTCGGGAGGCGGGTTCATGGGGTGGGTCGAGGAACGGCAGGGGCCGCGCGGCACGCGCTTCATCGCCGTGTACCGCGACGTCCGCGGAGCCAAGCGTTCCGCCGGGACTTACCGCAGCGAGAAAGAGGCGATCAAGGCCTGGCACCGAGCCGAAGAGGGCCTGTCGGTCGGGAAGGTCGGCGACCCGAAACGGAGCCGGCAGACCCTCGCCCGCTACGCCGAAGCGGAGTGGTTCCCGAACCACGTCATCGAGCTGACCACGCGCGAGAACTACCGGTACCTGCTCAACAGGTACGTGCTCCCCGGCCTCGGCCACATCCGGATGGTCGAGCTGATCCCCCATCACGTGCGCGAATGGATCGCCGACCTGCACAACGAGCACGGGGCCCGCCCACCCACGATCCGGGAGGCGAAGGTCGTCCTCGACGCGATCCTGACCACCGCCCTCAACGACCAGGTCGTCCTGATCCACGCCGGCCGAGGCGTCAAGACCCCTCCCGTCGCGCGCAAGCCGCGACGCATCATCACCGTCGAGCAGTACGACGCGATCTACGCCGCTCTCCACGATGACACCATGCGCCTGCTGGTCGAGACGAAAATTGAGACCGGGCTACGTTGGGGAGAACTCACCGAGCTCCGGCCCCGCGACCTCGACCCGAAGGCACGAGTCCTGACGGTCTCCCGGGCCGTCGTCGAACTCAAAGCGAGAGGCCGGCCCGACGGCGTGCGGTTCGTCGTCAAGGACTACCCCAAAGACAAGGAGTGGCGACAGCTCTCCCTGACCGTCCGCCTCGTCAAGCAGATCCGGGCGCACATCAAGTCCAATCGGCTCGGCCCGGGCGACCTGCTGTTCCCGTGCCCGGCCCCCACCGAAACGCCGCACCGCAGGCCAGCACAACTCCCCGACCCCGAGACTCTCGGACTCACCCAACCCAACGTCATGGGCCGGCAGTATCAGCACGGCACCCTCACTGCCTACCAGTCCGCCCCCTGCCGCTGCCGGCACTGCAAAGACGCCGTCGCCTCCTACCGCGCCGCTCGACGAGCCGCTGGCAGGGACAGCCCACGCCGACCCCGGCAAGTCCACACCGACGGGCACATCCCCAACAGGTGGTTCCGCTCCAACATCTGGGACCCCGCCGTCGCCGCCGCCGACATTGGATTCCGAGTTACCCCCCACGGCCTACGCCACGCCCACGCCTCCTGGCTCCTCGCCGGCGGAGCCGACCTCCAAGTCGTCAAAGAACGACTCGGCCACGGCAGCATCGCCACCACCGGCAAATACCTCCACGCCCTCCCCGGCGCGGACCAAGCCGCCCTCGACGCGCTGGACGCGTTTCGATCACGCCCAGCTATTGCTGCCACCCCGGGCGCGGCGGCACGCGAAGACGAGCTCAGCGAGATGCGCGACCTCGTCGCCCGGTTGAGCAAGATGCTCGAAACTACGGGCGAAAGCACTGGCGAGGCGCGGTCGGGTACGGGCTGAACGATGACCGGACAACCTTCTAATTGCATGACACCACGTCAGAATTGACCGCGACCTCTGTCGCCTCTCATGTCCCGCGTGGAACTTCGGACATCTCAGCGAGCTCTTCATCAGTGAATCCGTCCTGGTAGGCGCGAGCCAACCGACTGTATGCCGGCGCCGCGTTCTTCACCCACCAGGCCGCCCGGCCGCCGAGTGGCTTCTTGATCTGGGCGGGCGCACCCGCAACGAGGACCCCCGGCGGGATGACCAGCGGGCCACGCACCACCGAGCCCGCGGCGATCATCGTCCCCGCGCCGATCTCGACGCCCTCGAAAATCGTGCAGCCGCTGCCGACCAAAGCACCGGCGTGGACGGTGGCTTGCTCCACCACGGCGGAGTGACCGATGAGGACGTCCTCCGCCAACCAGGTATCAGCATGCAGGACGCAGTTGTCTTCGACTACGGATCGCTCACCGATCCGG of the Sporichthya polymorpha DSM 43042 genome contains:
- a CDS encoding helix-turn-helix domain-containing protein codes for the protein MGKAARTDAPTGFWDDLEGDLADPGFRRQYLLESERIATIDRIINQLEEVREQLGMSKADLARAIGRTPESIRRLMTAKSVNPQLSLVTEIASALGYRVTLSPMSAAERREVAEPLQERVKAG
- a CDS encoding tyrosine-type recombinase/integrase; protein product: MGWVEERQGPRGTRFIAVYRDVRGAKRSAGTYRSEKEAIKAWHRAEEGLSVGKVGDPKRSRQTLARYAEAEWFPNHVIELTTRENYRYLLNRYVLPGLGHIRMVELIPHHVREWIADLHNEHGARPPTIREAKVVLDAILTTALNDQVVLIHAGRGVKTPPVARKPRRIITVEQYDAIYAALHDDTMRLLVETKIETGLRWGELTELRPRDLDPKARVLTVSRAVVELKARGRPDGVRFVVKDYPKDKEWRQLSLTVRLVKQIRAHIKSNRLGPGDLLFPCPAPTETPHRRPAQLPDPETLGLTQPNVMGRQYQHGTLTAYQSAPCRCRHCKDAVASYRAARRAAGRDSPRRPRQVHTDGHIPNRWFRSNIWDPAVAAADIGFRVTPHGLRHAHASWLLAGGADLQVVKERLGHGSIATTGKYLHALPGADQAALDALDAFRSRPAIAATPGAAAREDELSEMRDLVARLSKMLETTGESTGEARSGTG
- a CDS encoding gamma carbonic anhydrase family protein, whose translation is MTAAILPFGKYEPEIDEGVFLAPTATIIGRVRIERDANIWFGAVLRGDLGPIRIGERSVVEDNCVLHADTWLAEDVLIGHSAVVEQATVHAGALVGSGCTIFEGVEIGAGTMIAAGSVVRGPLVIPPGVLVAGAPAQIKKPLGGRAAWWVKNAAPAYSRLARAYQDGFTDEELAEMSEVPRGT